One genomic window of Salmo salar chromosome ssa12, Ssal_v3.1, whole genome shotgun sequence includes the following:
- the LOC106564313 gene encoding phosphoglycerate mutase 1 isoform X2 — MAAYKLVLIRHGESCWNQENRFCGWFDAELSETGEQEAKRGGQALKDAGYEFDVCYTSVLKRAIRTLWLVLDGIDQMWLPVHRTWRLNERHYGGLTGLNKAETAEKHGEAQVKIWRRSYDTPPPPMEEEHNYYNNISQDRRYGDLTEDQLPSCESLKDTIARALPFWNDEIVPQIKDGKRVLIAAHGNSLRGIVKHLEGMSEEAIMELNLPSV; from the exons ATGGCTGCGTACAAGTTGGTTCTGATCCGTCATGGAGAGAGCTGCTGGAACCAGGAGAACCGCTTCTGCGGATGGTTCGACGCGGAACTCAGTGAAACCGGGGAGCAGGAGgcgaagagaggaggacaggcgtTAAAAG atgCTGGCTATGAGTTTGACGTGTGCTACACCTCAGTCCTGAAGAGAGCCATCCGGACTCTGtggttggtcctggatgggatCGACCAGATGTGGCTTCCTGTCCACCGCACCTGGCGCCTCAACGAGCGCCACTACGGAGGCCTGACGGGGCTCAACAAGGCGGAGACAGCGGAGAAGCACGGCGAGGCCCAGGTTaagatctggaggaggagctATGACACCCCGCCTCCTCCCATGGAGGAGGagcacaactactacaacaacatcagccag GACCGTCGCTATGGCGACCTGACGGAGGACCAGCTGCCGTCCTGTGAGAGCCTGAAGGACACTATTGCCCGGGCACTGCCCTTCTGGAACGATGAAATCGTGCCCCAAATCAAGGACGGGAAGAGGGTTCTCATCGCCGCCCACGGCAACAGTCTCAGAGGCATCGTCAAGCACCTGGAGG GTATGTCAGAGGAGGCCATCATGGAGTTGAACCTTCCTAGTGTTTAG
- the LOC123723776 gene encoding exosome complex component CSL4 isoform X3 has protein sequence MADQSFRQRLELRSHPIGLRSSLLENMSPMKLCVPGDRLCSTDDCMPGTGVYLRHGYIYSSLAGYVLRKNEGEELPVISVVRETEAQLLPDVGAIVTCKVTSINPRFAKVHILYVGSTPLKDRFRGTIRKEDVRATEKDRVETYKSFRPGDIVLAKVISLGDVQSNYLLTTAENELGVVVAHSEAGAQMVPVSWCEMQCPRTHAKEFRKVARVQPEYLQA, from the exons ATGGCGGACCAATCTTTCCGTCAAAGACTAGAGCTCAGGTCACATCCAATCGGCTTGCGTTCTTCTCTTCTTGAAAACATGTCGCCCATGAAGCTGTGTGTTCCAG gtgataGGCTATGCAGCACAGATGACTGTATGCCCGGTACTGGGGTGTACCTACGACACGGCTACATCTACTCCTCGCTAGCAGGCTACGTACTCAGGAAGAAcgaaggagaggag ctaCCAGTCATCTCGGTGGTGAGAGAAACCGAGGCTCAGCTACTACCAGATGTAGGAGCCATAGTCACCTGTAAG GTGACCAGTATCAACCCCAGGTTTGCCAAGGTCCACATCCTCTACGTTGGTTCCACACCACTGAAGGACCGTTTTAGAGGAACCATCAG GAAAGAAGATGTACGAGCAACAGAAAAAGACAGG GTGGAGACGTATAAAAGCTTCCGTCCTGGAGACATCGTCCTGGCTAAAGTC ATCTCCCTGGGAGACGTCCAGTCCAACTACCTGTTGACCACAGCAGAGAACGAGCTGGGGGTGGTGGTAGCCCACAGTGAAGCAG GAGCCCAGATGGTACCTGTCAGCTGGTGTGAGATGCAGTGCCCGCGGACGCACGCCAAAGAGTTCCGCAAGGTGGCCAGGGTGCAACCTGAGTACCTGCAGGCCTGA
- the LOC123723776 gene encoding exosome complex component CSL4 isoform X4, which translates to MADQSFRQRLELRSHPIGLRSSLLENMSPMKLCVPGDRLCSTDDCMPGTGVYLRHGYIYSSLAGYVLRKNEGEEVTSINPRFAKVHILYVGSTPLKDRFRGTIRKEDVRATEKDRVETYKSFRPGDIVLAKVISLGDVQSNYLLTTAENELGVVVAHSEAGAQMVPVSWCEMQCPRTHAKEFRKVARVQPEYLQA; encoded by the exons ATGGCGGACCAATCTTTCCGTCAAAGACTAGAGCTCAGGTCACATCCAATCGGCTTGCGTTCTTCTCTTCTTGAAAACATGTCGCCCATGAAGCTGTGTGTTCCAG gtgataGGCTATGCAGCACAGATGACTGTATGCCCGGTACTGGGGTGTACCTACGACACGGCTACATCTACTCCTCGCTAGCAGGCTACGTACTCAGGAAGAAcgaaggagaggag GTGACCAGTATCAACCCCAGGTTTGCCAAGGTCCACATCCTCTACGTTGGTTCCACACCACTGAAGGACCGTTTTAGAGGAACCATCAG GAAAGAAGATGTACGAGCAACAGAAAAAGACAGG GTGGAGACGTATAAAAGCTTCCGTCCTGGAGACATCGTCCTGGCTAAAGTC ATCTCCCTGGGAGACGTCCAGTCCAACTACCTGTTGACCACAGCAGAGAACGAGCTGGGGGTGGTGGTAGCCCACAGTGAAGCAG GAGCCCAGATGGTACCTGTCAGCTGGTGTGAGATGCAGTGCCCGCGGACGCACGCCAAAGAGTTCCGCAAGGTGGCCAGGGTGCAACCTGAGTACCTGCAGGCCTGA
- the LOC123723776 gene encoding exosome complex component CSL4 isoform X1, with protein MADQSFRQRLELRSHPIGLRSSLLENMSPMKLCVPGDRLCSTDDCMPGTGVYLRHGYIYSSLAGYVLRKNEGEELPVISVVRETEAQLLPDVGAIVTCKVTSINPRFAKVHILYVGSTPLKDRFRGTIRKEDVRATEKDRVETYKSFRPGDIVLAKVISLGDVQSNYLLTTAENELGVVVAHSEAGAQVVSVSSIFLFPSSQEPRWCLLVVYFCFSSQEPRWCLSVVYFCFSSQEPRWCLSVVYFCFSSQEPRWCLSVVYFCFPPLRSPGGVCQ; from the exons ATGGCGGACCAATCTTTCCGTCAAAGACTAGAGCTCAGGTCACATCCAATCGGCTTGCGTTCTTCTCTTCTTGAAAACATGTCGCCCATGAAGCTGTGTGTTCCAG gtgataGGCTATGCAGCACAGATGACTGTATGCCCGGTACTGGGGTGTACCTACGACACGGCTACATCTACTCCTCGCTAGCAGGCTACGTACTCAGGAAGAAcgaaggagaggag ctaCCAGTCATCTCGGTGGTGAGAGAAACCGAGGCTCAGCTACTACCAGATGTAGGAGCCATAGTCACCTGTAAG GTGACCAGTATCAACCCCAGGTTTGCCAAGGTCCACATCCTCTACGTTGGTTCCACACCACTGAAGGACCGTTTTAGAGGAACCATCAG GAAAGAAGATGTACGAGCAACAGAAAAAGACAGG GTGGAGACGTATAAAAGCTTCCGTCCTGGAGACATCGTCCTGGCTAAAGTC ATCTCCCTGGGAGACGTCCAGTCCAACTACCTGTTGACCACAGCAGAGAACGAGCTGGGGGTGGTGGTAGCCCACAGTGAAGCAG GAGCCCAGGTGGTGTCTGTCAGTAGTATATTTCTGTTTCCCTCCTCTCAGGAGCCCAGGTGGTGTCTGTTAGTAGTATatttctgtttctcctctcagGAGCCCAGGTGGTGTCTGTCAGTAGTATatttctgtttctcctctcagGAGCCCAGGTGGTGTCTGTCAGTAGTATatttctgtttctcctctcagGAGCCCAGGTGGTGTCTGTCAGTAGTATATTTCTGTTTCCCTCCTCTCAGGAGCCCAGGTGGTGTCTGTCAGTAG
- the LOC123723776 gene encoding exosome complex component CSL4 isoform X2 — MADQSFRQRLELRSHPIGLRSSLLENMSPMKLCVPGDRLCSTDDCMPGTGVYLRHGYIYSSLAGYVLRKNEGEEVTSINPRFAKVHILYVGSTPLKDRFRGTIRKEDVRATEKDRVETYKSFRPGDIVLAKVISLGDVQSNYLLTTAENELGVVVAHSEAGAQVVSVSSIFLFPSSQEPRWCLLVVYFCFSSQEPRWCLSVVYFCFSSQEPRWCLSVVYFCFSSQEPRWCLSVVYFCFPPLRSPGGVCQ; from the exons ATGGCGGACCAATCTTTCCGTCAAAGACTAGAGCTCAGGTCACATCCAATCGGCTTGCGTTCTTCTCTTCTTGAAAACATGTCGCCCATGAAGCTGTGTGTTCCAG gtgataGGCTATGCAGCACAGATGACTGTATGCCCGGTACTGGGGTGTACCTACGACACGGCTACATCTACTCCTCGCTAGCAGGCTACGTACTCAGGAAGAAcgaaggagaggag GTGACCAGTATCAACCCCAGGTTTGCCAAGGTCCACATCCTCTACGTTGGTTCCACACCACTGAAGGACCGTTTTAGAGGAACCATCAG GAAAGAAGATGTACGAGCAACAGAAAAAGACAGG GTGGAGACGTATAAAAGCTTCCGTCCTGGAGACATCGTCCTGGCTAAAGTC ATCTCCCTGGGAGACGTCCAGTCCAACTACCTGTTGACCACAGCAGAGAACGAGCTGGGGGTGGTGGTAGCCCACAGTGAAGCAG GAGCCCAGGTGGTGTCTGTCAGTAGTATATTTCTGTTTCCCTCCTCTCAGGAGCCCAGGTGGTGTCTGTTAGTAGTATatttctgtttctcctctcagGAGCCCAGGTGGTGTCTGTCAGTAGTATatttctgtttctcctctcagGAGCCCAGGTGGTGTCTGTCAGTAGTATatttctgtttctcctctcagGAGCCCAGGTGGTGTCTGTCAGTAGTATATTTCTGTTTCCCTCCTCTCAGGAGCCCAGGTGGTGTCTGTCAGTAG
- the LOC106564313 gene encoding phosphoglycerate mutase 1 isoform X1: MAAYKLVLIRHGESCWNQENRFCGWFDAELSETGEQEAKRGGQALKDAGYEFDVCYTSVLKRAIRTLWLVLDGIDQMWLPVHRTWRLNERHYGGLTGLNKAETAEKHGEAQVKIWRRSYDTPPPPMEEEHNYYNNISQDRRYGDLTEDQLPSCESLKDTIARALPFWNDEIVPQIKDGKRVLIAAHGNSLRGIVKHLEGMSEEAIMELNLPTGIPILYELDKNLKPVGPMQFLGDEETVKKAMEAVAAQGKAKK, from the exons ATGGCTGCGTACAAGTTGGTTCTGATCCGTCATGGAGAGAGCTGCTGGAACCAGGAGAACCGCTTCTGCGGATGGTTCGACGCGGAACTCAGTGAAACCGGGGAGCAGGAGgcgaagagaggaggacaggcgtTAAAAG atgCTGGCTATGAGTTTGACGTGTGCTACACCTCAGTCCTGAAGAGAGCCATCCGGACTCTGtggttggtcctggatgggatCGACCAGATGTGGCTTCCTGTCCACCGCACCTGGCGCCTCAACGAGCGCCACTACGGAGGCCTGACGGGGCTCAACAAGGCGGAGACAGCGGAGAAGCACGGCGAGGCCCAGGTTaagatctggaggaggagctATGACACCCCGCCTCCTCCCATGGAGGAGGagcacaactactacaacaacatcagccag GACCGTCGCTATGGCGACCTGACGGAGGACCAGCTGCCGTCCTGTGAGAGCCTGAAGGACACTATTGCCCGGGCACTGCCCTTCTGGAACGATGAAATCGTGCCCCAAATCAAGGACGGGAAGAGGGTTCTCATCGCCGCCCACGGCAACAGTCTCAGAGGCATCGTCAAGCACCTGGAGG GTATGTCAGAGGAGGCCATCATGGAGCTTAACCTGCCTACAGGGATCCCCATCCTGTatgaactggacaagaacctgaagCCTGTAGGGCCCATGCAGTTCCTGGGAGACGAGGAGACAGTGAAGAAGGCCATGGAGGCTGTGGCTGCTCAGGGCAAGGCCAAGaaatag